The following proteins come from a genomic window of Chryseobacterium glaciei:
- a CDS encoding T9SS type B sorting domain-containing protein, which produces MIKKLLFSFLFILHNTVFAQEDCTSAITVCGNSNINYTPSGIGNTYENLGGCLSTGEHNSVWYKFTIATSGTLTFNLVPTGPVDYDWAIYGPNVSCSNRGFPIRCNASGALTSTGMNMTNTNTTSGGGATDPYCKYMDVVAGQTYYLYLDNWSTTVYTFNLTWGGTATFVSPFNNSTLAPNPFIAPGSPGPSANSPREISICNNSNTFDFSSLSAGIINGNPNFTVSYFNNVNDATTGNNPITTPITVNTTNIYYYNVSYHDPNNPTSVINACKQTNAIIFKNKSLTANISSTTTTLCPSGNIILTSNNATGNTWSTGATTQSITITTPGTYTLTSTNGTCTSPQASVVITQDTDPNVQIAGNLVLCESPTQLTATANGTGNIYTWSNGGIGNSTSVSTAGTYTVTVKTPGNCLYQKSVTVTQGVVPTVQNSSLSQCSGSATATFDLTSAQPNISTTSSINFDYYINQSDALAGNTNTISTPATYTSGSATIYIRVKSSTCSKIAELQLIVNQKPIPTITASSNLICTNNIITLTSNFATGNTWSTGQNTQSITVNTAGTYTLTNNNGNCTSDPASITIAQGTDPNVQITGNLTPCDGASSVLTATANGTGNTFSWSNGASTPTNTVTASGVYTVTVTTPTGCQYQKSATVTMSPAILVNIDTPLQITCTNSQVTLNATSSVYQLGSTFLWTATGGGTIVSGANTLTPTVNNSGTYTLTITSSLGCTKQNSVTVIKNTTPPILIVTAPKLTICQGESVVLSASGGVTYTWTGLTGNGNTQIVSPTTTTIYTVTGIGANGCTAQTPASITIKVVPEIVSTLRNVEMCKGDKATLDAGSGQNYTYNWSTGATTQTITTELAGTYTVIISNGVCSKIFTATVSYTVTPEILEVIYKDNILTINVKNNGNLPLEYSIDGGVSWQNSNIFTNVLRNTQYSIRVKSRGALCYSDMEYYTFFMSNVITPNSDGKNDVIDFSEISKYGNFQGSIFDRYGKSIFNASTKNPIWNGRHLERPLPTGTYWYKLFWEDRRTKKPVQLSGWVLLKNRD; this is translated from the coding sequence ATGATTAAAAAATTATTATTTTCATTTTTATTCATCCTTCATAATACCGTTTTCGCACAGGAAGATTGTACTTCTGCGATTACAGTTTGTGGAAATTCGAATATAAATTATACTCCATCAGGAATCGGAAATACTTACGAAAACCTTGGGGGATGCCTGTCGACCGGTGAACATAATTCGGTTTGGTACAAATTCACGATTGCAACAAGTGGAACACTTACATTTAACCTAGTTCCTACAGGACCTGTGGATTACGACTGGGCTATTTACGGACCGAATGTAAGCTGCTCCAACCGAGGATTCCCAATCAGATGTAATGCATCGGGAGCCCTTACGAGCACCGGAATGAACATGACCAACACCAACACAACATCCGGAGGAGGAGCTACCGATCCTTATTGCAAATATATGGATGTAGTAGCCGGACAAACCTATTATTTATACCTTGACAATTGGTCTACAACCGTATATACCTTTAATCTAACTTGGGGAGGAACAGCAACATTTGTTTCACCTTTCAACAACTCTACGTTGGCTCCCAATCCTTTTATTGCTCCTGGAAGCCCGGGACCGAGTGCCAATTCGCCCAGAGAAATCTCCATCTGCAACAATAGTAACACTTTTGATTTCAGCTCATTATCTGCAGGAATAATAAATGGGAATCCGAATTTCACGGTGTCTTATTTTAACAATGTTAATGATGCGACGACCGGAAACAACCCTATCACCACTCCAATCACAGTTAATACAACGAATATCTATTATTATAATGTAAGTTATCATGATCCGAATAATCCGACGAGTGTAATTAATGCATGTAAACAAACGAATGCAATTATTTTCAAAAATAAAAGTTTAACAGCCAATATAAGCTCTACGACCACTACTCTATGCCCTAGCGGAAATATAATATTGACTTCCAACAACGCAACCGGCAACACATGGTCTACCGGAGCAACTACTCAATCCATCACCATAACAACACCAGGAACTTACACATTAACAAGCACTAACGGAACATGCACAAGTCCGCAAGCCTCTGTTGTAATCACTCAGGATACAGATCCGAATGTACAAATTGCGGGGAATCTTGTTTTATGTGAATCTCCGACACAGTTAACAGCTACAGCTAATGGAACGGGAAATATTTACACATGGTCAAATGGGGGAATAGGAAACAGTACTTCCGTTTCAACGGCGGGAACTTATACCGTAACTGTAAAAACTCCAGGAAATTGTCTTTATCAAAAATCCGTTACGGTGACACAGGGAGTTGTTCCGACTGTGCAGAATTCAAGTTTAAGTCAATGTTCAGGTTCTGCGACGGCAACTTTTGACCTAACCTCAGCACAGCCAAATATCAGCACAACATCGAGTATCAATTTTGATTATTATATCAATCAGTCAGATGCTTTAGCTGGAAATACAAATACTATTTCTACCCCAGCGACTTACACTTCAGGAAGTGCAACCATTTATATAAGAGTAAAATCTTCAACCTGTTCAAAAATTGCGGAATTACAATTAATTGTCAATCAAAAACCAATTCCAACGATTACTGCTTCTTCAAATCTAATCTGTACAAACAATATAATTACTTTAACCTCTAATTTTGCTACAGGAAATACTTGGTCAACAGGTCAAAATACCCAAAGTATTACCGTAAATACTGCTGGAACTTATACTTTAACCAATAATAACGGAAATTGTACGAGCGATCCTGCATCAATTACAATTGCTCAAGGCACAGATCCAAATGTTCAAATTACAGGAAATTTAACACCTTGTGATGGCGCTTCGTCAGTTTTGACAGCTACAGCAAATGGTACAGGAAATACATTTTCATGGTCAAATGGAGCAAGCACGCCAACAAATACCGTGACAGCTTCGGGAGTTTACACAGTAACAGTTACTACACCTACAGGATGTCAATATCAAAAATCTGCAACTGTAACAATGAGCCCTGCTATTTTAGTAAATATTGACACTCCATTGCAAATTACCTGTACCAATTCACAAGTTACATTAAACGCAACTTCTTCTGTATATCAATTAGGAAGCACATTTTTATGGACTGCAACTGGTGGTGGAACTATTGTATCGGGAGCTAATACTTTAACACCAACCGTAAACAATAGTGGAACTTATACACTTACTATTACCAGTTCATTAGGTTGTACCAAACAAAATTCTGTAACCGTAATAAAAAATACAACACCTCCTATTCTGATTGTTACTGCTCCAAAGCTCACTATTTGTCAAGGAGAATCTGTTGTACTTAGTGCTTCTGGAGGAGTTACATATACTTGGACAGGTCTTACAGGGAACGGAAATACTCAAATTGTTTCTCCAACGACGACAACAATCTACACTGTAACAGGAATCGGTGCTAATGGCTGTACTGCTCAAACTCCAGCATCAATTACAATTAAAGTTGTTCCTGAAATCGTTTCTACCTTACGTAATGTTGAAATGTGTAAAGGTGACAAAGCAACTTTAGACGCAGGATCAGGACAAAATTACACCTACAATTGGAGTACAGGAGCTACAACACAAACAATAACCACTGAATTAGCCGGAACTTATACTGTAATCATCAGTAATGGAGTTTGTTCTAAAATATTCACAGCTACGGTTTCTTACACTGTAACTCCAGAAATCCTGGAAGTAATTTACAAAGACAATATTTTAACAATCAATGTGAAAAATAATGGAAATTTACCGTTAGAATATTCTATTGACGGAGGAGTTAGCTGGCAGAATTCAAATATTTTTACAAATGTTCTCAGAAACACTCAATATTCAATCAGAGTAAAAAGCAGAGGTGCGCTTTGTTATTCCGACATGGAATATTATACTTTCTTCATGTCTAATGTTATCACCCCAAACAGTGATGGTAAAAATGATGTTATCGACTTCAGCGAAATCAGCAAATACGGAAATTTTCAAGGAAGTATATTCGATAGATATGGAAAATCTATATTTAATGCCAGCACAAAAAATCCTATCTGGAACGGACGACATCTAGAAAGACCTCTGCCAACCGGAACTTATTGGTATAAATTATTCTGGGAAGACCGCAGAACTAAAAAACCGGTTCAGTTGTCGGGATGGGTTTTACTTAAAAATAGAGATTAG
- the rpsU gene encoding 30S ribosomal protein S21 → MLIIPVKDGESIDRALKKYKRKFDKTGTVRQLRSRQAFIKPSVSLRQSKLKAAYKQRALSKEEQA, encoded by the coding sequence ATGTTAATAATTCCTGTAAAAGATGGTGAATCCATCGATAGAGCACTAAAGAAATATAAAAGAAAATTTGATAAAACGGGTACAGTTCGTCAATTGAGATCTAGACAAGCGTTTATCAAGCCTTCTGTAAGTTTAAGACAGTCTAAATTGAAAGCTGCTTATAAGCAAAGAGCACTTAGCAAGGAAGAACAGGCTTAA
- a CDS encoding tyrosine-type recombinase/integrase — MLDKFLEYLQFEKRYSPHTITSYKKDLEDFSHFYLKTESSEDISKADKKVIRNFIVELSENNIAKRSINRKLSSLRSFYHFLLKIGEIKVSPTETVSSLKFYAEKQIPMSKEEMQVLNDQVFEEKHNILEKCIMEVLYQTGIRKAELCGLIFENVDLGRNDLKIVGKGNKERYIPISEDLANLLRSYLEIRKPQTEHELYFFVSKKGKKLNEKFVYVVVNKYLSLITTKEKRSPHILRHSFATHVLDNGAEISKVKKILGHSSLASTQVYTNANIEQLKKVFNQAHPRASKKEEL, encoded by the coding sequence ATGTTAGATAAATTTTTAGAATATTTACAGTTCGAGAAGAGATATTCTCCTCACACCATTACAAGCTATAAAAAAGACCTTGAGGATTTTTCTCATTTCTATCTCAAAACAGAATCCTCCGAAGATATTTCCAAAGCAGACAAAAAAGTCATCAGAAATTTTATTGTTGAGCTCAGCGAAAATAATATTGCCAAGAGAAGTATCAACAGAAAACTCTCTTCACTCCGTAGTTTTTATCATTTCCTTTTAAAAATAGGCGAAATTAAGGTTTCTCCTACTGAAACTGTCTCTTCCCTGAAATTTTACGCAGAGAAGCAAATTCCCATGTCTAAAGAAGAAATGCAGGTTCTTAATGATCAGGTTTTTGAGGAAAAGCACAATATTCTCGAAAAATGCATCATGGAAGTCTTATATCAGACTGGAATTCGAAAAGCCGAACTTTGTGGCTTGATATTTGAGAATGTAGATTTAGGCAGAAACGACCTCAAAATTGTAGGAAAGGGAAATAAAGAAAGATACATCCCGATCTCCGAAGATCTTGCCAATCTGCTTAGAAGTTATTTAGAAATAAGGAAACCGCAGACCGAACACGAATTGTATTTTTTCGTCAGCAAGAAAGGCAAAAAACTCAATGAAAAATTTGTTTATGTGGTAGTTAATAAGTACCTTAGTCTTATAACAACAAAAGAAAAAAGAAGTCCTCACATCCTTCGTCATAGCTTTGCTACACACGTTTTGGATAATGGGGCAGAGATATCGAAAGTAAAAAAAATATTAGGACATTCCAGCCTTGCAAGTACACAAGTCTATACGAATGCTAATATAGAACAATTGAAAAAAGTGTTTAATCAGGCTCATCCAAGAGCATCTAAAAAAGAAGAATTATGA
- a CDS encoding HPF/RaiA family ribosome-associated protein: MKITVQSIGLTPHEPLESHIEKKVSKLETFYDKIHECKVFLKVENNADKVNKTTELILAVPGDDIVVKKTSATFEESLDLCVDTAKKLLIKKKELA, from the coding sequence ATGAAGATCACAGTACAGTCAATTGGTTTAACTCCACACGAACCACTAGAGTCACACATTGAAAAAAAAGTAAGTAAACTTGAAACGTTTTACGACAAAATTCATGAATGTAAAGTGTTTTTAAAAGTAGAGAACAATGCAGATAAAGTTAATAAAACAACCGAGCTTATTTTGGCTGTTCCAGGCGATGATATTGTCGTTAAAAAGACTTCTGCAACTTTTGAAGAAAGTTTAGACCTTTGTGTTGATACTGCTAAAAAGCTACTAATCAAGAAAAAAGAGTTAGCATAG
- a CDS encoding response regulator transcription factor, with amino-acid sequence MNILLLEDDLILSAELCKFLESNNFTCDKIYDGETFLRQIKNNTYNLYLLDINVPKINGLDVCQTIRSFDKNTPIIIISAYGDLSDKKDAFTRLADDYLVKPFQFEELLLRMNSLLRRKTPLDNLDQDIIRIDDLIINKTEQKVFRAGNEIALTLKEFQLLAYLAEAQGRTVSKQQITENVWEHNFNTNTNTVEVYINFLRKKIDKDFKVKLIHTRSGFGYYLSSL; translated from the coding sequence ATGAATATTCTTTTATTGGAAGACGACCTTATTCTCTCTGCAGAACTTTGTAAGTTTTTAGAATCAAACAATTTTACGTGTGATAAAATTTACGATGGCGAAACTTTTCTCCGTCAGATCAAAAACAATACATATAATCTGTATCTTTTGGATATCAATGTTCCGAAGATAAACGGACTGGATGTTTGCCAGACCATTCGTTCTTTCGATAAAAATACACCGATCATCATCATTTCTGCTTACGGAGATCTTTCAGATAAAAAAGATGCATTTACAAGGCTGGCAGATGATTATTTGGTAAAACCTTTTCAGTTTGAAGAGCTGCTTCTTCGTATGAATTCTTTATTGAGAAGAAAAACTCCTTTAGATAATTTAGATCAGGATATTATTAGAATAGATGATTTAATTATCAATAAAACCGAACAGAAAGTTTTCCGCGCCGGAAATGAAATTGCTCTTACCTTAAAAGAATTCCAATTGTTAGCTTATCTGGCAGAAGCGCAGGGAAGAACCGTTTCCAAGCAGCAGATCACGGAAAACGTTTGGGAACACAATTTCAATACCAATACAAATACTGTCGAAGTTTATATTAATTTTTTAAGAAAGAAAATTGATAAAGATTTCAAAGTTAAATTAATTCATACACGTTCCGGCTTCGGATATTATCTAAGTTCACTGTAA
- a CDS encoding ATP-binding protein, with protein sequence MSLKRKIALNLSIAFSLLFGIVMVVIYMSFNDFRRDEFKERFRQRLEFTSHFISKSKDFEEEAPVFFNENSDNILLNETILIFNGQKELIYSTIKDRNVSWDNALLKELDRNKTIYTEKTQPEIYAALKSINGENYYILTSAFDTNGKSKLEYLKYLLIAAYVMSTLLIGFFSYYFMGQFLRPLEDLNKEISEVTAHRLTTQIPVQPSNDEISILAKSFNTMIARLDDVFQSQRDFTASASHEIRTPITRMAFQLENLIKLQQHSPETLSSLKQIQKDVYQLSDLTNSLLILTKFDKENIQTLYEEVRIDEVIFESYEAVEKSYPNLKMDFLISENTSENALLTIPGIQSLLDIVFINLFKNAAVYSDNMEVDVLITETNSDLTVDVVSSGNVIEEQDRSKLFEAFMRGNNSQNISGSGLGLRIVKRIVEYHGAEILYSAPSEKTNQFSVIFKK encoded by the coding sequence ATGTCTTTAAAAAGAAAGATAGCGCTCAATCTCAGCATTGCCTTCTCATTACTTTTTGGTATTGTGATGGTAGTGATCTATATGTCTTTTAATGATTTCAGACGAGACGAATTCAAAGAAAGATTCAGACAGAGATTGGAGTTTACTTCGCATTTTATTTCAAAGTCTAAGGATTTTGAAGAAGAGGCACCTGTCTTTTTTAATGAAAACTCAGATAATATTCTTTTAAATGAAACAATTTTGATCTTTAATGGTCAAAAAGAATTGATCTACAGTACCATAAAAGACCGAAATGTCAGTTGGGACAATGCTTTACTGAAAGAATTAGACCGAAACAAAACCATTTACACCGAAAAAACTCAACCTGAAATATATGCAGCACTGAAAAGTATTAATGGTGAAAATTATTATATTCTTACAAGTGCTTTCGATACCAACGGAAAATCAAAACTAGAATATCTGAAATACCTTTTGATCGCGGCTTATGTGATGAGTACTTTGCTCATCGGCTTTTTTAGTTATTATTTTATGGGACAGTTTCTTCGCCCGCTGGAAGATCTTAATAAAGAGATTTCGGAGGTTACGGCACATAGATTAACGACACAGATTCCCGTTCAGCCTTCAAATGACGAAATAAGCATTCTCGCAAAGTCATTTAATACGATGATTGCAAGGTTAGACGATGTTTTTCAGTCTCAGAGAGATTTTACGGCAAGTGCTTCGCATGAGATCAGAACGCCGATTACCAGAATGGCTTTTCAGTTGGAAAATTTAATTAAACTACAACAGCATTCTCCGGAAACGTTGTCTTCTTTAAAACAGATTCAGAAGGATGTTTATCAACTGTCGGATCTTACAAATTCATTGTTGATTTTAACTAAATTCGATAAAGAAAACATTCAGACTTTATATGAAGAAGTAAGGATTGATGAAGTTATATTTGAATCCTATGAAGCGGTAGAAAAAAGCTATCCAAACCTTAAAATGGATTTTTTAATTTCTGAAAATACTTCCGAAAATGCTCTTCTTACCATTCCTGGTATTCAATCTTTATTAGATATTGTATTTATCAATTTGTTTAAAAATGCTGCGGTCTATTCCGACAATATGGAAGTGGATGTTTTAATAACAGAAACCAATTCTGATTTGACGGTTGATGTAGTTTCGAGTGGAAATGTTATCGAAGAACAGGATCGTTCAAAGCTATTTGAAGCTTTTATGAGAGGAAATAATTCTCAAAATATTTCCGGCTCTGGTCTCGGGCTTCGTATCGTAAAAAGAATTGTTGAATACCACGGCGCCGAAATTCTTTACTCTGCACCATCTGAAAAGACAAATCAATTCAGTGTAATTTTCAAAAAGTAG
- a CDS encoding TolC family protein, which produces MNKIAGLFVVISSLMTAQQQMSLLDCENAFQTNNLQLLAEQYNINMADADILQAKIWELPQLSGYINAYNPEDKRAFNVSKAKGAEVTQLIYMGGKKKNEIAFAKSNKELAQLQFSQLLVELKTQLHTTYYNLYYEQLKLDNTNKQLGYMNDLLSAYKVQSAKGNVSLKDEVRLQSIVIQLNNDKIGINKNILEFEQNLKVLTGVTEDIEPQLSESEAKEVLAAQPFGDEAELKRKAVENNADYLYNLKLIDNSKLYSQWQKSLNVPDLNVGAQWDQNSGTFRNEVNLMVGIPLPLWKSNQGNIEKANYAIKQNQKNAEYQKLNLETKVQSAYKTWKGQYDQLAEIKTTDLNNLELVYNGMLKNFRNGNVSLIEFTDFMESYRQTALQIYDMKNEIIQSAEQLNQLVQTKIFY; this is translated from the coding sequence ATGAACAAAATTGCAGGACTGTTTGTTGTTATTTCTTCTTTAATGACAGCACAACAGCAAATGTCTCTTCTGGATTGTGAAAACGCTTTTCAGACGAATAATCTTCAGCTGCTCGCCGAACAATACAACATCAATATGGCCGACGCAGATATTTTGCAGGCCAAGATCTGGGAACTTCCACAACTAAGCGGATACATCAATGCTTACAATCCTGAAGATAAAAGAGCCTTTAATGTAAGCAAGGCAAAAGGCGCAGAAGTAACCCAGTTGATCTACATGGGCGGTAAAAAGAAAAACGAAATTGCTTTTGCAAAATCTAATAAAGAACTTGCTCAACTTCAGTTTTCTCAATTGTTGGTAGAGTTGAAAACGCAACTTCATACAACCTACTACAATCTTTACTATGAACAATTAAAATTAGACAATACCAATAAGCAATTAGGATACATGAATGATTTGCTGAGTGCTTATAAAGTACAGTCGGCAAAAGGAAATGTATCGCTAAAAGATGAGGTTAGATTGCAGAGCATCGTTATTCAATTAAATAATGATAAGATTGGAATTAATAAAAATATTCTTGAATTTGAACAAAATCTAAAAGTCTTAACCGGAGTTACGGAAGATATCGAGCCACAGCTTTCGGAATCGGAAGCTAAAGAAGTTCTAGCTGCTCAACCTTTCGGAGATGAAGCGGAATTAAAAAGAAAAGCGGTAGAAAATAATGCAGATTATCTATATAATTTAAAATTGATAGACAATAGCAAACTCTATTCTCAATGGCAAAAATCCTTAAATGTACCTGATTTAAATGTCGGAGCACAGTGGGATCAAAACAGCGGAACTTTTAGAAATGAAGTCAATCTGATGGTCGGAATTCCTTTGCCTTTATGGAAAAGCAATCAGGGAAATATAGAAAAAGCAAATTATGCGATCAAGCAAAATCAGAAGAATGCAGAGTATCAGAAATTAAACCTTGAAACTAAAGTTCAGTCTGCGTACAAAACCTGGAAAGGTCAATATGATCAATTAGCAGAGATCAAAACAACCGACCTCAATAATCTCGAGCTTGTCTACAACGGAATGTTGAAAAACTTCCGAAACGGAAATGTAAGTCTTATAGAATTCACAGACTTTATGGAAAGCTATAGACAGACCGCACTTCAGATCTATGATATGAAAAACGAGATCATACAATCCGCAGAACAATTGAATCAACTAGTACAAACGAAAATCTTCTATTAA
- a CDS encoding efflux RND transporter periplasmic adaptor subunit, which yields MKKYIIAVFVALSLLSCSKKEEEEKAPQAKKGFELSNTMLKSISLAKVEKKYIEDNYSFYGKISADKNSYIDVYPLVGGNVMSVNVELGDYVRKGQVLATIRSTELADVQKDVSDAKTDLVVAQNNLRVAKEMYEGKLTTEREVLEAKSQLQKAQDQMQRSNAVSTVYNVKKGNIYSVTAPISGYIVQKNINKDMQLRSDRSENIFDVANTTNVWAIMNVNESDIDKINLGMSAQVSTLSYPDKVFDGKIDKIFKIIDPQTNTMQARVVLDNANGLLIPESKATIKISSSENNMALTVPSKAVIFDDNRSFVVIYKSRTDLKVKEVKVLKQVGDVTYISEGLSEGEEVITNNQLLIYRSLNN from the coding sequence ATGAAAAAATATATAATTGCTGTATTTGTGGCTTTGTCACTGTTATCTTGTTCTAAAAAAGAGGAAGAAGAAAAAGCACCACAGGCCAAAAAAGGATTTGAACTGAGCAACACCATGCTGAAATCTATTTCTTTAGCAAAAGTTGAGAAAAAATACATAGAAGATAACTATAGTTTTTACGGAAAAATATCTGCAGACAAAAACAGTTACATCGACGTTTATCCTTTGGTAGGCGGAAATGTCATGAGTGTAAATGTTGAATTGGGAGATTATGTGAGAAAAGGGCAGGTGCTGGCAACCATCAGAAGTACAGAATTGGCGGATGTTCAAAAAGATGTCAGCGATGCAAAAACAGACTTGGTTGTTGCTCAAAATAACCTTCGCGTTGCAAAAGAAATGTATGAAGGAAAGCTGACGACCGAAAGAGAAGTTCTGGAAGCAAAAAGTCAGCTTCAAAAAGCACAAGATCAAATGCAGAGATCAAACGCAGTAAGTACAGTTTATAATGTTAAAAAAGGAAATATTTACAGTGTGACAGCGCCAATTAGCGGATATATCGTTCAAAAAAACATCAATAAAGACATGCAGTTGAGAAGTGATAGAAGCGAAAATATTTTCGACGTTGCTAATACAACCAATGTTTGGGCGATCATGAACGTTAATGAATCTGATATTGATAAAATCAACCTCGGTATGTCGGCTCAGGTCTCCACATTATCTTATCCCGACAAAGTTTTTGACGGAAAAATCGATAAAATATTCAAAATTATAGATCCTCAAACCAACACGATGCAGGCAAGAGTTGTTCTGGACAACGCCAACGGATTATTGATTCCCGAAAGTAAAGCAACGATAAAAATTTCAAGTTCAGAAAATAATATGGCGCTTACAGTTCCTTCCAAAGCGGTGATTTTTGATGATAACAGAAGTTTTGTGGTGATCTATAAATCCAGAACAGATTTAAAAGTGAAAGAAGTAAAAGTTTTAAAACAGGTCGGCGACGTTACTTACATTTCCGAGGGCTTGTCTGAAGGAGAAGAAGTAATCACCAATAATCAATTATTGATTTACCGCTCTTTGAATAATTAA